GGCAGGACGCCGTCAGGTGAAAGATGACATTGGATAAATGGTAACCCCAGGGGTTCCGGCCGCTCCACAGGGCGTCGCCGATGAAGGTCAGGGTTACCAGGGGGCGGTAATAGGTCCCGGGGGACTGCCAGTTCATGTCGGTCCTGAAGGCCAGCAGAATGTTCTTAAGATCCGCCAGACGGTGAAAGTTCTCCAGGATCAGATGGTCGTCGTCAAAATAGGCAAACCCGAAGAAAACCGACCTGAAATAAACTGCCGCCCCCAGCAGGGCGATCCAAAAGTAGGGACGCCATCCCTCGGTAAATAGATAACTCCAGAAGTCAGATGATTTAAGCCTGTCAAGATGCATCCGCCGACCTTATATATTGCGTGGTTTGCAGATCACCTCGTGGACCTTGAGGTCGAAGAAATCCTGGGCGTTGGCCGGGGTCAACACCACCGCAGTGTCGGCCCCGCTGCCGGTGCCGCCGATGGCGACGGCCTGCTGCTGGACCGAGACCAGCCCGGCGTCGGCCGCCATCAGCGCCATCTCCAGGCAGACCTTGAAGCCCTGACCCATGGTTCGCAGGGTGTAGGCGATGATCTCGTCCATCTGGTAGGTATTGAGCTTCCTTCTGACCGCCCGGTTGACGCCCCCCAAGGCGTGCTGGCAGGTAAGTATCTTAACGCCTTCCCTTTCCAGCGCACTTCTATTCTCAGCCGTCAATTCCTGTGAATCCTTGGCCGAGAAGCCGGCCGAATGGGTCACCGCCACCAGGTTGAATCCGGAGAACAGTTCGGCGGCCTTAAGGGCCGTCGCCCCGGTGGTGGTGGCCACCAGGATGTTCTTAATGCCAAGCTCCCGGGCCCGGGACAGGGCCAGCCGCAAGGTCTCTTCGGTGTTGGCCGGGCCGGGCATGGCAAAATATTTATATTCCATATAAAATGCCTCCGGTTATTGTGAAAACTGAAATTTATGCTTTTCGATGGTCTCCAGAATGTCCCCGGCCACCGTTAACGCCATCAGTCCGTCCTGTCCCGTCACCAACGGAACCGAGTCGCCGGTCACACAGTCGATAAAGGCGGACAGTTCAGCCTTGAGCGGTTCGATCTTGTCGATCTTCAGCTCATGATATTCCACCATTTTGGCCAGGTCCAGCATGCCCTTGGGATCCCCTTTTAGTTTGTAGACCCGGGCCTCCGGCTTCATGTAGTCGACGTTGATGTAGGCGTTGCGCTGGAAGAAGCGGATCTTGCGCTCCTTCTTGGCCGAGATCCGAGAGGCGGTGACGTTGGCCACACAGCCGTTGACGAACTCCAGACGGGCGTTGGCGATATCCTCCTTCTCGCTGATCAGGTTGAAGCCGATGGCCGAGATGTTCTTCAGCGGGGAACGGACGAAGGAAAGGATGATGTCGATGTCGTGGATCATCAGGTCCAGCACCACCGGCACGTCGGTGCCCCGGGAGACGAAGGGGGCGATCCGGGTGCATTCGATGAATTTGGGGTCGTCGATATGGGCGGAGGCGGCCCGAATGGCCGGGTTGAAGCGCTCTATATGGCCCACCTGCAATTTGATCGCCCTTTCTTCGGCCAACTTTACCAATTCTTCCGCTTCGGCGATCCTTGCGGTGATGGGCTTTTCCAGCAGCAGATGATTGCCGGATGCAATCACCTCTTTTGCCACTTGATAGTGCAGGCTGGTGGGCACCACCACGCTGACCGCCTGGGTAGCTTTCAGCAATTCCCGGTAATCCGAAAAGGCCTTGGTCTTGTGCTTGGCGGCGATCTCTTCGGCCCTTTGGGGATCGCTGTCGGCCACCCCGACCAGCTCGACCTCCTTGATCTCGGAGTAGACCCGGGCATGGTGCTGGCCCAGGCTGCCCACGCCGATGACGCCCACTTTTAGCTTTGACATAATATTCCTGTAGTTTTAAATTGGAAAAGCATATTTCTCTTGGCAATCGTTCTTTTTCTTTTTTGTGCCGCCAAAATGAAAAAGAACCAAAAAGAAAAAAGCTCGTCGCTCAAAAATTATCCGGGCGCTGTGCTTCTCGAATCGCCTAAATTTGTCAAACACAAGATTGACACAAATCTCGCTCACTGACAAATTATTAACGGCTCCTTCTGCGATGCTCGCTGATAATTTTAAGGCGACACCTGGGTCGGTAGCCCCGATTGTGTGCTAAAGGCGGTATAATGGTTAAAGTAATGATAGCGTTTCTGGAGCCACTAGTCTCCCATCTTATAGACCTTCTCGATCCGCTCCAGCACCTGCCAATGGCATTTGAGTCCCTTGGGGAACACCACCAGATCTCCGGCGTTGATCTCGACCTTCTCTCCGTCGTCCGTGGTGACCACTACCTTGCCTTTGAAGACAAAGGCCGTCTCCCGGTCGGGGTACTGCCAGTCGAACTCCGAGGGATCGCATTCCCAGGAGGACCATTGGGCGATCCCCAGCTGATCCAGTTCGTCCTTGGAGGGACGGGATATCTTTATTTCGGACATTTGTTCCGCGGCATCTTAATTCTTCTTTCCCCAGATAAAGGCCATGGAAAGGGCTCTGGGCGGGGTTTTCTGAAAATCTGCCGCCAGGCTGTCCAGGACGGCATGGACATTTTCTCCCCAGCGTTTGACATAGGCCGCTCTTCGTTCATTCAGGTTGCCGGTCATATATCTGACATATCCCGGCTGGTCCGGCATCGTCAGGACGGAGGTCTTGATATCGGCAAAGCCCATCTGCTCCATCAGTCTGACGTAATCCTTCAGATAATGCAGGCCCCAGCAGACCTTGCCCTCCAATGCCGCCAGTTCGACATTCATTTTTTCCATCCGTCCCTCGGCCGATTCGGTTACGACATCCTGGTAACCGTCCTTGATCTTGTCGTAAATGACGAATGTTCCGCCCGGTACCAGCACCCGGACGCAGTCCTTAAGGGCCTTGACCACGTCGCCGTCGTCGCTGACGAAATCATGCAGGGCGGCCCGAGAGATCACCAGCCCGGCAGAACCGTCGGGCAGGGGAAGGGTGGAGGAATCGCTGACCAGCACTTCCAGCCTTTTATCGGGTATTGCCTGGACAAGTTTTTCGGCCACCTCCGGCAGTCTTTCGGTGGTGTAGAGTTTCCCTTGGGGCGTGATGTATTTCTCCAGCAATTGGCGGGTGAACTCGCCCCGCCCGGCGCTGAGCTCCAATACCGGCTGGTTCACTCCGGAGAAAACCTCCCGCAGGATGTCGGCTTCCTTTTTATCCAGCGGCTCCAGCTTCTTCAGGTATTCCCTGGCCTGCTCCACCGAAATCCCGGAGGCCTCGGCCCAGGCCGATATCTCTTTTTCGTCCATCAGAATTTCTCTTCCTTGAGTTTTTGGGCCTTCTTTTGCTCCACAACCTGCTCCGGCAGGATCTCGGGGATGATGCCGGCCGGGCTGGAGAGGACCTTGTCTAGCAACTGGTCGTACATCTGGCGATCCTTTATCTTGCTGGCATAGTTCTCGGCCATCAGCACGCTGGTGGCGAAATAATCCGGCGCCATCTGCAGGGCCTCGTCGTACATCTGTTTGGACTTCTTCATATCCCCGCCGAACATGCCGGGAGCCAAAGCGAAATAAGCCCCCAGCCAGCGGGCCGGGCCGCCGTAATAGTAGGTCTTGTCCAGCTGGTACAAATGCTCCACCATCTTGCGGGCCTGCTTAGATGATTTGACGGTCTTGAATATCCCTTTCATTTTGCCCCATTTCCCGATGCAGGTGGCGGTCCAGAAGATCCCCCCGGCATACTCCCTGCCCAGCACCGAGACGGCATCGCCCATGGATCTTTTGTCCACCTCGGTCAGTTTTTTGAACTCGCCGTTGTATTTGAGCGAGGTCAGGCCCCATTCGTGGCCCTGGTAATAATTATCGGCCTTGGCATCGCCCTCCAGAAAGGCGTCGGCCAGGAAGTAGTAGGCGTATGCCAGCCTCTCGGCCAGCGGGTATGAAGGATTGGTCTGGTAGGCCTTTTCGTAGACGGCGATGGCCTTTTCCAGCGAGGACTGGTTTCCCCGGTCGGTCCAGAGGTCCTGGGCCTCATCGAAACCGGGCTGGGCCAGGGCCGGGCCGACGAGCAATAGGCCGGCCAGCAGAAGCAAAACAGCTTTCTTCATAATGGTCCCTTTCATGATTATTTATTTCCGTAGATGCTGATGAATTCCTCTTTGGTCATTTTTAAAAGACAGACATCCTGACGCGAGGCATCCTTTTTGAAGCCGAGCTTGATCAAAGCTTTCTGTCCCGGCTGGTTATCCAACGCCACCGGGTCGCACATTACTTTCCCCCCGAAATCGAAGAAGAAATATCTCAGTATCAGGGGAACGGCCTGCTTGGCATAGCCCTGGCCGCGGTGGCAATGTTCGATCTTGATGTTGAACTCGGCGGTGCCGGTAGAAGGGTCGTAGCGGTGGAAGCTGATCTCGCCCACCGGCTGGTCGTTCTGGTTGAATATGAGAAAATACCGGTCTGTTTTGCTTCCGGGGGAGACCATCTTGGAGAACCATTTGGCCGCCTGCTCTTCTGTTAGGTGAATGGGCCCGCCCACCTCGGCCATGCTTAGGGGGTCGGCCCACAGCTTTTTGATGTATGGCATCTCTTCTGCTTGGGGAGAACACAAATATATATTGATAGATCTTAATATCAATTTATAAGAGCTTAAAGTTTAATTAATTTTCCTGCCTATTTTTGATGATTTTGAAGAAAAGTAGATATAAAGGGTTTTACCTTTTATTAAATTACCAGAAACTGGGCCCAAATACCNNNNNNNNNNGTACGAATTGTCTCTATTGTCTCCGAGAAGAAAATAATTGCCATCCGGTATAATTACTGGTCCAAAATTATCACGAACGTAAGGTTTTGTTTCGAAATATGAATTTTCCCACGCTTTTTGGTAATCATTGATAGAAATATCTGGCAAGGGCATGGCCTTAATAGATATCGTATCCTCATAAATGACAGATGGCTCTTTTTGAATTCGGCCATTAATATAAAGGGATTTATCTATGATCAAAACAGTATCTTTGGGAATCGCCACAATTCTTTTAACGAGAATTTTATTTTTATCGCTCGGGGAATAATGAACAACCACATCCCCTCGTTTGTATTTGTGTTCTTTAATGTCTACAATAAAATAATCACCTTGCTCTAATGTAGGTGCCATACCATTGTTTGGTATTTTGAATGACTCGGCCTTTATAAAGCCACTTAAGATATTTGACATAATCATTGTTATAAATATATAAAGCAAATATATATACCATCTATTATATGGTTTCACGATATAGTCAATAAATTTAGTAGCATAAACAACCGCATCAACTGTCACAGATATATAATAAAACCCAGTTAGAATAATAGTTATTATCAACCCTGCAAATGAACGTATCAGAAAAGTTACTGCAAATAAATATAAAACATAAGAAAAAATACAAAATCCAACACCTTTGATTATTTGACCATTATAAATTTGACCTAACCCGGGAAAGAAAAGCGAAAAAATGGCAGCTATGATGGGTTTTCTTTTCTTTTTCATCTTAGTTGTCTTTCGTTATGTTTATCCCTGTATTACCAACTCATATTTCTTGCTTCCCAGCCCCATCTTTTCGGCATGGTCCAATTGGACATTCCAGTCGGTATCGGGGTAGATGTCGCGGAACTTATCGCTGCCCGGATCCAGGGCCTTCTTCAGCTCCGAATCCCGATGCCCGGGCGCGGCCATCACCAGGGCGTTGCTGGCGGCGTCCACCGCCACCGGGTCCAGCGAGGCGGCAATGCCCAGGTCCGGCACGATGGGGTGGTCGGCGTGGCCGTAGCAATCGCAGGCCGGGGAGACGTTCATGATGAAATTCAGATAGGCGATCCGGTCCTTCTTGTGCTTCACAAAGCCCGCCAGGTGCTCCACCATCTTCTCCTGCATCTTCTGGGCCCCGCTGTCCCAGCCGTTGCGGGCGGCGTGGGTGGGGCAGACCACGATGCAGGATCCGCAGCCGATGCACTTTTTTGGGTCTATCACGGCATATTTGCCGATAGCAATGGCGTCGGCCGGGCAGTTGGCGGCGCATTTGCCGCAGGCGATGCATTTTTCGGCCTTGATCTGCGGGGCGATGTCTGAGTGCATGGCCAGCTTGCCGCCCCTGGCCCCGCCGCCCATCCCCAGGTTCTTGATGGAGCCGCCGAAGCCGGCCAGCTCGTGCCCCTTGAAATGGGTCACGCAGACTATTGAATCGGCCCTGACCAGGTCGTGGGCCAGCTTGACCTTCTTAAAGTGCTTGCCGTCGATCTCCACCTCGACATAGGCCCCGCCCCGCAGACCGTCGGCGATCAGCACCGGGCAGCCCAGGGTGTCGCGGGTGAAGCCGTGCATGGCGGCGGTCTCCAGATGGTCCACCGAATTGGAACGGGAGCCGACATAGAGGGTGTTGGCATCGGTGACGAAAGGCTTGCCGCCGGATTCCCTGATCTTGTCCACCACCCGGCGGACGTAGTAGGAGGGGATGAAGGCGGTGTTGCCCCGCTCGCCGAAATGCACCTTGACCGCCACCAGGTCGCCCTTTTGGAAGACCGAGGAGAGGGGAAGCTGGTCCAGCAGGAGATCGATCTTGTCAAACATGTTCCGTTCGGAGGTCTCCCGGAAATTGGCGAAATATACTTTGCTGGGCATAGTTTATTCCTTTTAAATGCTGGTTATTTATATCAACAGATTACACAGATTGACACAGATTGTCCATTATTGTCATCCTGAGCCAGGCAAGTTTACCTTACAAGCCGAAGGATCTAGACACCACCGTCATTTCCCCAAATTTTCTCGCAGTGCCAGTTCCCTCTCCTAATGCGTTAGGGGAGGGGCAGGGGTGGGGTCCTCTTTGACTGCCCGAGAATTTTTCTTAGATATATGATCCCCGATACCAGGATCAGCAAAAGCGAAGCATACAGCAGATAAAGACCCCAGGGCTGCCAATTGAGTACATAGAAAAATATGGCAGCCGAAAGAAAAGTGACCGCAAACTTCCCCGGCCAGTTGGAGACGGGGATTTCCTTGGTTTTGTTGATCATCAAAAACCCGCCGGCCAGGATCAGGACGTCGCGCAATATTATCAGTCCGGTAGCCCACCAGGGGAAGCCCCGCCACAGGGAAAGGGCCAAGACCATGGAGTTCAGGCAGATCTTGTCGGCCAGGGGATCCAGGATCTTTCCCAGGGAGGAAATCTGGTTTTTTTTGCGGGCAAAATAGCCGTCGAAATAGTCGCTGGCCACCGCTATAAGCATCAGTATCAGCAGCGGGACCGTTTGTTCTTTCCGGAGGCAGAATAATACCGCCGGCATCAGGGCGATGCGCGACAGGGAGAGCATGTTGGGGATATTCATTCCGCCTCTTCCGATCGATAAAGCCGGAAA
The nucleotide sequence above comes from Candidatus Edwardsbacteria bacterium. Encoded proteins:
- the lepB gene encoding signal peptidase I encodes the protein MKKKRKPIIAAIFSLFFPGLGQIYNGQIIKGVGFCIFSYVLYLFAVTFLIRSFAGLIITIILTGFYYISVTVDAVVYATKFIDYIVKPYNRWYIYLLYIFITMIMSNILSGFIKAESFKIPNNGMAPTLEQGDYFIVDIKEHKYKRGDVVVHYSPSDKNKILVKRIVAIPKDTVLIIDKSLYINGRIQKEPSVIYEDTISIKAMPLPDISINDYQKAWENSYFETKPYVRDNFGPVIIPDGNYFLLGDNRDNSY
- a CDS encoding pyruvate kinase alpha/beta domain-containing protein, with protein sequence MEYKYFAMPGPANTEETLRLALSRARELGIKNILVATTTGATALKAAELFSGFNLVAVTHSAGFSAKDSQELTAENRSALEREGVKILTCQHALGGVNRAVRRKLNTYQMDEIIAYTLRTMGQGFKVCLEMALMAADAGLVSVQQQAVAIGGTGSGADTAVVLTPANAQDFFDLKVHEVICKPRNI
- a CDS encoding TRAP transporter TatT component family protein, which encodes MKKAVLLLLAGLLLVGPALAQPGFDEAQDLWTDRGNQSSLEKAIAVYEKAYQTNPSYPLAERLAYAYYFLADAFLEGDAKADNYYQGHEWGLTSLKYNGEFKKLTEVDKRSMGDAVSVLGREYAGGIFWTATCIGKWGKMKGIFKTVKSSKQARKMVEHLYQLDKTYYYGGPARWLGAYFALAPGMFGGDMKKSKQMYDEALQMAPDYFATSVLMAENYASKIKDRQMYDQLLDKVLSSPAGIIPEILPEQVVEQKKAQKLKEEKF
- a CDS encoding Gfo/Idh/MocA family oxidoreductase — its product is MSKLKVGVIGVGSLGQHHARVYSEIKEVELVGVADSDPQRAEEIAAKHKTKAFSDYRELLKATQAVSVVVPTSLHYQVAKEVIASGNHLLLEKPITARIAEAEELVKLAEERAIKLQVGHIERFNPAIRAASAHIDDPKFIECTRIAPFVSRGTDVPVVLDLMIHDIDIILSFVRSPLKNISAIGFNLISEKEDIANARLEFVNGCVANVTASRISAKKERKIRFFQRNAYINVDYMKPEARVYKLKGDPKGMLDLAKMVEYHELKIDKIEPLKAELSAFIDCVTGDSVPLVTGQDGLMALTVAGDILETIEKHKFQFSQ
- a CDS encoding DUF362 domain-containing protein, whose protein sequence is MPSKVYFANFRETSERNMFDKIDLLLDQLPLSSVFQKGDLVAVKVHFGERGNTAFIPSYYVRRVVDKIRESGGKPFVTDANTLYVGSRSNSVDHLETAAMHGFTRDTLGCPVLIADGLRGGAYVEVEIDGKHFKKVKLAHDLVRADSIVCVTHFKGHELAGFGGSIKNLGMGGGARGGKLAMHSDIAPQIKAEKCIACGKCAANCPADAIAIGKYAVIDPKKCIGCGSCIVVCPTHAARNGWDSGAQKMQEKMVEHLAGFVKHKKDRIAYLNFIMNVSPACDCYGHADHPIVPDLGIAASLDPVAVDAASNALVMAAPGHRDSELKKALDPGSDKFRDIYPDTDWNVQLDHAEKMGLGSKKYELVIQG
- a CDS encoding CDP-alcohol phosphatidyltransferase family protein, with the translated sequence MNIPNMLSLSRIALMPAVLFCLRKEQTVPLLILMLIAVASDYFDGYFARKKNQISSLGKILDPLADKICLNSMVLALSLWRGFPWWATGLIILRDVLILAGGFLMINKTKEIPVSNWPGKFAVTFLSAAIFFYVLNWQPWGLYLLYASLLLILVSGIIYLRKILGQSKRTPPLPLP
- a CDS encoding GNAT family N-acetyltransferase — translated: MPYIKKLWADPLSMAEVGGPIHLTEEQAAKWFSKMVSPGSKTDRYFLIFNQNDQPVGEISFHRYDPSTGTAEFNIKIEHCHRGQGYAKQAVPLILRYFFFDFGGKVMCDPVALDNQPGQKALIKLGFKKDASRQDVCLLKMTKEEFISIYGNK
- a CDS encoding methyltransferase domain-containing protein, with product MDEKEISAWAEASGISVEQAREYLKKLEPLDKKEADILREVFSGVNQPVLELSAGRGEFTRQLLEKYITPQGKLYTTERLPEVAEKLVQAIPDKRLEVLVSDSSTLPLPDGSAGLVISRAALHDFVSDDGDVVKALKDCVRVLVPGGTFVIYDKIKDGYQDVVTESAEGRMEKMNVELAALEGKVCWGLHYLKDYVRLMEQMGFADIKTSVLTMPDQPGYVRYMTGNLNERRAAYVKRWGENVHAVLDSLAADFQKTPPRALSMAFIWGKKN
- a CDS encoding cupin domain-containing protein, which encodes MSEIKISRPSKDELDQLGIAQWSSWECDPSEFDWQYPDRETAFVFKGKVVVTTDDGEKVEINAGDLVVFPKGLKCHWQVLERIEKVYKMGD